In one Kitasatospora cineracea genomic region, the following are encoded:
- a CDS encoding non-ribosomal peptide synthetase/MFS transporter: protein MSTADRTVPAGPSPAAAPPSAGAALSDPKRELLRRRLAARNRPRTAAVPRREPGTPVPLSFAQERLWFMEQFAPGTSAYNIPVVRRLRGPLDAELLRAAVDTSVARHETLRSRYPATEDGRPLLVVDPPAPTPVPVVAAADERAAERLVDEAAAVPFDLEEGPLLRVLLVRLAADDHVLLIVVHHSVGDGWSSEVLLGEVLLGYAARAAGAPDPLPELPVQYGDFALWQRERLSGDRLAAELAHWRRELAGVEPLQLAFSRPRPPRQTFEGAGYGFAVDRPLLDRLSALAARHDATPYMVLLAAFQLLLARYGGHRDFAVGSPVAGRPEPELEPLVGMFVNVLALPARLGGDPTFGELVDRTRETCLEAYAHQELPFAHLVSELNVARDASRPPVFQAVLAVQNYATQRAAAMELPFGVEPFGVRASGTRFDVELFLQEWPDGLRGSFNYNTDLFAEPDVAALAAHFDRLLRAVAAHPDTPLSALDTLTPAELAFETEQFNDTAVDRPATTLTALVAEQTGRTPDAVAVAVEGRPALTYRELDALSGRIAARLAAEGVGPGSLVAVSAERSPELVAALLGVLRSGAAYTPVEPDHPAERRALLLADSGATVLLTQRGLPTPLGCTARVLLLDDPAEWPRARSLPAGPQPDDTAYLIYTSGSTGTPKGVPNTHRAIANRLRWMQDAYRLGPDDAVLQKTPTGFDVSVWEFFWPLTAGARIVLARPGGQKDSGYLRDLVVSAGVTVAHFVPAMLTAFLAEDGVERCTTLRRVVCSGEALPPDAARELLARLPGLALANLYGPTEAAVDVSAWECAGPLESVPIGLPIHNTRLYVLDERLRPVPPGAPGELHIGGTAVALGYHRRAGLTAARFVPDPWGPPGSRLYRTGDLARRRADGTLEHLGRIDQQVKLRGMRIEPGETEAALRARPGVADAAVVLREDRPGDQRLVGYLVLAAGAEEPDHAALRTALRRSLPEHQVPTAFTAVPALPLTPNGKLDRRALPVPLVQRSAQAAEPATAAERVLAEIWAEVLGLPSVGADESFFDLGGHSLLATQVVAKARRRLAAVEARPISVMDLFTHRTVRELAAVADRADGDRAPRGLLHRLTPAVPADRRRLTLVCVPYGGGSAVVYQPVADALPPDTELWAVAVPGHDLGVTEEHLAFDELAARIAAEVRERVEGPLVVYGHCAVGTALAVCVARLLEASGRELEGVYAGAQFPFARPRSRVLSALGKVASLEPLVGDRTYANWLTGMGVDTSELDEEQVRFVVGNMRRDTKAAEDWFTRAIAEVADGAPRLRAPLVSLVGDRDPAADFYQERYREWLLLAERSAVAVLDEGGHFFITYRAAEVAAAVTGVHRAVTDGTTGALPAPGPENSWWFHAETGPPAETAAETTAGTGAAAGDGPQPSMRRFLLVAGGQLVSITGSALTEFALPIWILLQTGSMTRYALYAVVAMLPGILVGPLAGAVVDRLDRRAVMLGGDLAAAATQAALLGLLLAGRLQSWEVYALLGVLSVALTFQRLAYASAVPQLVPKQYLGHANGIVQLAFGTAQFVVPLGAVALLAAIGLRGILVIDVVSYALAVGVLLAVRFPRTLPWTRRESLVTEIRNGFAHTWRHRGFRAMLLWFAGLNVFLSPLFLLTTPLVLAFGDLGAAARVAVAGGAGALLGGVVMGFWGGPRRHRLRGMLALAGVLAAAGAVTGLRPNLWVVGAGAFGMSFALSLVNGVYATIVQTKVAQRFHGRVFALNTLIAWSTLPLGHGVVAPLGSAVFGPLMEPGGALAPVFGPIVGTGPGRGIALMYVLFGLAMMALVALGLRLPALARFDRDVPDAEPDDLVGLRERARTAAARRAEGGAA, encoded by the coding sequence ATGAGCACCGCCGACAGAACCGTCCCGGCCGGGCCCTCCCCGGCCGCCGCGCCCCCGTCCGCGGGGGCGGCGCTCTCCGACCCCAAGCGGGAACTCCTGCGCCGCCGGCTCGCCGCCCGCAACCGGCCCCGGACGGCCGCGGTGCCCCGGCGGGAGCCCGGGACGCCCGTGCCGCTCTCCTTCGCCCAGGAACGCCTGTGGTTCATGGAGCAGTTCGCGCCCGGCACCTCCGCGTACAACATCCCGGTCGTCCGGCGGCTGCGCGGCCCGCTCGACGCCGAGCTGCTGCGGGCCGCGGTGGACACCAGCGTCGCCCGGCACGAGACGCTGCGCTCCCGCTACCCGGCGACCGAGGACGGGCGCCCGCTGCTGGTCGTCGACCCGCCCGCCCCGACGCCGGTGCCCGTGGTCGCGGCCGCCGACGAGCGCGCCGCCGAGCGCCTGGTGGACGAGGCCGCCGCCGTCCCCTTCGACCTGGAGGAGGGCCCGCTGCTGCGGGTGCTGCTGGTCCGGCTGGCGGCGGACGACCACGTCCTGCTGATCGTCGTGCACCACAGCGTCGGCGACGGCTGGTCGAGCGAGGTCCTGCTCGGCGAGGTCCTGCTCGGGTACGCCGCCCGGGCGGCCGGCGCGCCCGACCCGCTGCCCGAACTGCCGGTGCAGTACGGGGACTTCGCCCTGTGGCAGCGCGAGCGGCTGAGCGGTGACCGGCTCGCCGCGGAACTCGCCCACTGGCGGCGCGAACTCGCCGGCGTCGAACCGCTGCAACTGGCCTTCTCCCGGCCCCGCCCCCCGCGCCAGACCTTCGAGGGCGCGGGCTACGGCTTCGCGGTGGACCGGCCGCTGCTCGACCGGCTGTCCGCCCTCGCCGCCCGGCACGACGCCACGCCGTACATGGTGCTGCTCGCCGCGTTCCAGCTCCTGCTGGCCCGCTACGGCGGCCACCGCGACTTCGCCGTCGGCTCGCCGGTCGCCGGCCGCCCGGAGCCCGAACTGGAGCCGCTCGTCGGCATGTTCGTGAACGTGCTCGCGCTGCCCGCCCGGCTGGGGGGCGACCCGACCTTCGGCGAACTGGTCGACCGCACCCGCGAGACCTGCCTGGAGGCCTACGCGCACCAGGAGCTGCCGTTCGCCCACCTGGTCAGCGAGCTCAACGTGGCCCGGGACGCCTCCCGGCCGCCGGTCTTCCAGGCCGTGCTCGCCGTCCAGAACTACGCCACCCAGCGCGCCGCGGCCATGGAACTGCCCTTCGGCGTCGAGCCGTTCGGGGTCCGGGCCAGCGGCACCCGGTTCGACGTCGAGCTGTTCCTCCAGGAGTGGCCGGACGGCCTGCGCGGCTCGTTCAACTACAACACCGACCTGTTCGCCGAGCCGGACGTCGCGGCCCTGGCCGCCCACTTCGACCGGCTGCTGCGGGCCGTCGCCGCCCACCCCGACACACCCCTGTCCGCGCTCGACACCCTCACCCCGGCCGAACTCGCCTTCGAGACCGAGCAGTTCAACGACACCGCGGTCGACCGCCCCGCCACCACGCTGACCGCCCTGGTCGCCGAGCAGACCGGCCGGACGCCGGACGCCGTGGCCGTCGCCGTCGAGGGGCGCCCCGCGCTCACCTACCGCGAACTCGACGCCCTGTCAGGGCGGATCGCGGCCCGGCTCGCCGCCGAGGGCGTCGGCCCCGGCAGCCTGGTCGCGGTGAGCGCCGAGCGCTCGCCGGAACTCGTCGCCGCGCTGCTCGGCGTGCTGCGCTCCGGCGCCGCCTACACGCCGGTCGAGCCGGACCACCCGGCCGAGCGGCGCGCCCTGCTGCTCGCGGACAGCGGCGCCACCGTCCTGCTCACCCAGCGGGGCCTGCCGACCCCGCTCGGCTGCACCGCCCGGGTGCTGCTGCTCGACGACCCGGCGGAGTGGCCCCGGGCCCGCAGCCTGCCCGCCGGGCCGCAGCCGGACGACACCGCGTACCTGATCTACACCTCCGGCTCCACCGGCACCCCCAAGGGCGTGCCCAACACCCACCGGGCCATCGCCAACCGCCTCCGGTGGATGCAGGACGCCTACCGCCTGGGCCCCGACGACGCCGTCCTGCAGAAGACCCCGACCGGCTTCGACGTCTCCGTCTGGGAGTTCTTCTGGCCGCTGACCGCCGGGGCCCGGATCGTGCTGGCCCGGCCGGGCGGGCAGAAGGACAGCGGCTACCTCCGCGACCTCGTCGTCTCGGCGGGCGTCACCGTCGCCCACTTCGTCCCCGCGATGCTCACCGCGTTCCTCGCCGAGGACGGCGTCGAACGCTGCACCACGCTGCGCCGGGTGGTGTGCAGCGGCGAGGCACTGCCGCCCGACGCCGCCCGCGAGCTGCTCGCCCGGCTGCCCGGGCTGGCGCTGGCCAACCTGTACGGGCCGACCGAGGCCGCCGTCGACGTCTCCGCCTGGGAGTGCGCCGGGCCGCTGGAGAGCGTGCCGATCGGCCTGCCCATCCACAACACCCGGCTGTACGTGCTCGACGAGCGGCTGCGCCCGGTGCCGCCCGGCGCCCCCGGGGAGCTGCACATCGGCGGCACCGCCGTCGCCCTCGGCTACCACCGGCGCGCCGGGCTCACCGCCGCCCGGTTCGTCCCCGACCCGTGGGGCCCGCCCGGTTCCCGCCTCTACCGGACCGGGGACCTGGCCCGCCGCCGCGCAGACGGCACCCTCGAACACCTCGGGCGGATCGACCAGCAGGTCAAGCTCCGCGGCATGCGGATCGAGCCCGGCGAGACCGAGGCCGCGCTCCGCGCCCGGCCGGGCGTCGCCGACGCCGCCGTGGTGCTGCGCGAGGACCGCCCCGGCGACCAGCGGCTGGTCGGCTACCTGGTGCTCGCCGCCGGCGCCGAGGAGCCCGACCACGCGGCGCTGCGGACGGCGCTGCGGCGCAGCCTCCCCGAGCACCAGGTGCCGACGGCCTTCACCGCGGTGCCCGCCCTCCCGCTCACCCCCAACGGGAAGCTGGACCGGCGCGCCCTGCCGGTGCCGCTGGTCCAACGCTCGGCGCAGGCCGCCGAACCCGCGACGGCGGCCGAGCGGGTGCTCGCCGAGATCTGGGCGGAGGTCCTCGGCCTGCCCTCGGTCGGTGCCGACGAGAGCTTCTTCGACCTGGGCGGCCACTCGCTGCTGGCCACCCAGGTGGTCGCCAAGGCCCGCAGGCGGCTGGCCGCGGTGGAGGCCCGGCCGATCAGCGTGATGGACCTGTTCACCCACCGCACCGTCCGCGAGCTGGCCGCCGTCGCGGACCGGGCCGACGGCGACCGCGCCCCGCGCGGCCTGCTGCACCGGCTCACCCCGGCGGTGCCGGCCGACCGGCGCCGGCTCACCCTGGTGTGCGTCCCGTACGGCGGCGGCAGCGCCGTCGTCTACCAGCCCGTCGCCGACGCGCTGCCCCCCGACACCGAACTGTGGGCGGTGGCCGTCCCCGGCCACGACCTCGGGGTGACCGAGGAGCACCTGGCCTTCGACGAGCTCGCGGCCAGGATCGCCGCCGAGGTCCGCGAGCGCGTCGAGGGCCCGCTCGTCGTGTACGGCCACTGCGCGGTCGGCACGGCGCTCGCCGTCTGCGTGGCCCGCCTGCTGGAGGCGTCCGGCCGCGAACTGGAGGGCGTCTACGCCGGCGCCCAGTTCCCGTTCGCCCGGCCGCGCAGCCGGGTGCTCTCCGCGCTCGGCAAGGTCGCCTCGCTCGAACCGCTGGTCGGCGACCGCACGTACGCCAACTGGCTGACCGGCATGGGCGTCGACACCTCCGAACTGGACGAGGAGCAGGTCCGGTTCGTGGTGGGCAACATGCGCCGGGACACGAAGGCGGCCGAGGACTGGTTCACCCGGGCCATCGCCGAGGTCGCCGACGGCGCGCCCCGGCTGCGGGCGCCGCTGGTCTCCCTGGTCGGCGACCGCGACCCGGCGGCCGACTTCTACCAGGAGCGCTACCGCGAGTGGCTGCTGCTGGCCGAGCGCTCCGCCGTGGCCGTGCTCGACGAGGGCGGGCACTTCTTCATCACCTACCGCGCGGCCGAGGTCGCCGCCGCCGTCACCGGCGTGCACCGCGCCGTCACCGACGGGACGACCGGCGCGCTGCCCGCGCCGGGCCCCGAGAACTCCTGGTGGTTCCACGCCGAGACCGGACCCCCCGCCGAAACGGCCGCCGAAACGACCGCCGGGACCGGCGCCGCGGCGGGCGACGGCCCGCAGCCCAGCATGCGGCGCTTCCTGCTGGTGGCCGGCGGCCAACTGGTGTCCATCACCGGCTCGGCGCTCACCGAGTTCGCCCTGCCGATCTGGATCCTGCTGCAGACCGGCTCGATGACCCGCTACGCCCTGTACGCGGTCGTCGCGATGCTCCCGGGCATCCTGGTCGGCCCGCTCGCCGGGGCCGTCGTCGACCGGCTGGACCGCCGCGCGGTGATGCTCGGCGGCGACCTGGCCGCCGCCGCCACCCAGGCCGCGCTGCTGGGGCTGCTGCTGGCCGGCCGGCTGCAGTCCTGGGAGGTGTACGCGCTGCTCGGCGTCCTCTCCGTCGCCCTGACCTTCCAGCGGCTCGCCTACGCCTCCGCCGTCCCGCAGCTCGTCCCCAAGCAGTACCTGGGGCATGCCAACGGGATCGTCCAACTCGCCTTCGGGACCGCCCAGTTCGTCGTTCCGCTGGGTGCGGTGGCGCTGCTCGCCGCGATCGGGCTGCGCGGCATCCTGGTGATCGACGTGGTCAGCTACGCGCTCGCCGTCGGCGTCCTGCTCGCGGTCCGCTTCCCGCGCACGCTGCCCTGGACGCGGCGCGAGTCGCTGGTCACCGAGATCCGCAACGGCTTCGCCCACACCTGGCGCCACCGCGGCTTCCGGGCGATGCTCCTGTGGTTCGCCGGCCTGAACGTCTTCCTGTCGCCGCTGTTCCTCCTCACCACCCCCCTGGTGCTCGCCTTCGGCGACCTGGGGGCGGCCGCCCGGGTCGCGGTGGCGGGCGGCGCCGGCGCACTGCTCGGCGGGGTGGTCATGGGGTTCTGGGGCGGGCCGCGCCGCCACCGGCTGCGCGGGATGCTGGCCCTGGCGGGCGTGCTGGCCGCGGCCGGCGCCGTCACCGGGCTGCGCCCGAACCTGTGGGTGGTCGGGGCCGGGGCGTTCGGCATGTCGTTCGCCCTGTCGCTGGTCAACGGCGTCTACGCGACGATCGTCCAGACGAAGGTCGCGCAGCGCTTCCACGGCCGGGTGTTCGCCCTGAACACCCTGATCGCCTGGTCCACCCTCCCGCTGGGCCACGGGGTCGTCGCCCCGCTGGGCTCCGCCGTGTTCGGCCCGCTGATGGAGCCCGGCGGCGCGCTCGCCCCGGTGTTC
- a CDS encoding non-ribosomal peptide synthetase: MTITADGTAGVPHDAAEQLSVGQERLWFLDQLEPGTAAYNVPLVLRLTGPLDVDALSGALDAVAARHEVLRSRFPAVDGRPRVVVDAPAPVRLGSVDLRADGADGRAAALAALTNRGFDLAAGPLLRADLLRTGEEEHLLCLVLHHIVADGWSLGLLRTELAHHYAAGRGEARPALPAPTSYRALAAAERAWLDGREAARAREFWRDRLTGAPALELPLDAPRTAGAGSAGDYRTQVLHGLGPELAAFARAHRVTPFMVLATAYLGLLHRITGQDDFCVGVPTAARDTVGSEDAIGYFSSALVLRADFSTAPTFGEALRRTRSEWTGALTHRRVPFEQLAEDLRPARDTGRTPVFQTVLTVHTQDGGALGAQPFADLTCAEVDGGHRAVKFELGMDVRADGDDLHVVLGYRSDLLSGDTVAATGRRFEALLRGALARPDTPVHRLPLLDAEDLARLAGAGRGPDLPAASCVLPAIDRAAAARPDATAVVGPDGSLTRGALAAASRALAVRLAAHGVGRGDLVALCLPRGPEAVVAMLAAWRLGAGYLPLDPAYPPARLSFALADSGAVLLLTADGGAPEGVEVRVPVLSAAWDGPATVPEPLPGPRPDDPAYLIYTSGSTGLPKGVLVPHRALAARVAWMVDGYGIGEDDRVLQYATLAFDTSAEELFPALAAGAVLVTARPGAALPDQLAEPYAAGVTVLDLPTPYWHHLVADLDETPWPERLRLLVLGADQVRPDAVAAWRARFGDRVRVVNSYGPTETTVIATTWELGAADGRARPPIGRPIGATTAAVLDRYGAPVPPGTPGELVLGGVGVTHGYLGRSGATARSFVPDPDGPPGARRYRTGDLVRYRADGALEFLGRIDDQLKVRGYRIEPGEVEAALLGCPGVAHAAVTAHGDVLAAYTVPRPGGPAPAPDALRAALAAVLPPHAVPHAFVVLDALPLTPNGKLDRRALPVPSPGTAPSAAHVPPRTEAEELVAEVWQEVLGVDGVGAHDDFFDLGGHSLLATRVIARLRAAVDLAVPLRTLFTHRTVAAFAEAVEAALAAEIDALSDAAAEELLAAQDALEGPRPTP, translated from the coding sequence TTGACGATCACAGCTGACGGCACCGCCGGCGTCCCCCACGACGCGGCGGAGCAGCTGTCCGTGGGACAGGAACGGCTGTGGTTCCTCGACCAGTTGGAGCCCGGGACGGCCGCCTACAACGTCCCGCTGGTGCTCCGGCTGACCGGACCGCTCGACGTCGACGCCCTCTCCGGGGCCCTGGACGCGGTGGCGGCCCGGCACGAGGTGCTGCGCAGCCGGTTCCCCGCGGTGGACGGCCGGCCACGGGTGGTCGTCGACGCGCCGGCGCCGGTGCGGTTGGGCTCGGTCGACCTGCGGGCCGACGGTGCGGACGGACGGGCGGCGGCGCTCGCGGCGCTCACCAACCGCGGCTTCGACCTGGCCGCGGGGCCGTTGCTGCGGGCCGACCTGCTGCGGACGGGCGAGGAGGAGCACCTCCTGTGCCTGGTGCTGCACCACATCGTGGCCGACGGCTGGTCGCTGGGCCTGCTGCGCACCGAACTCGCCCACCACTACGCGGCCGGACGGGGCGAAGCACGGCCCGCCCTCCCGGCCCCGACCTCCTACCGGGCGCTCGCGGCCGCCGAACGCGCCTGGCTCGACGGGCGCGAGGCGGCCCGGGCCAGGGAGTTCTGGCGCGACCGGCTGACCGGGGCGCCCGCCCTGGAACTGCCGCTGGACGCGCCCCGGACCGCCGGGGCCGGGAGCGCCGGCGACTACCGCACCCAGGTGCTGCACGGCCTCGGCCCGGAGCTCGCGGCCTTCGCCCGCGCCCACCGCGTCACCCCGTTCATGGTGCTGGCCACCGCCTACCTGGGCCTGCTGCACCGGATCACCGGGCAGGACGACTTCTGCGTCGGGGTGCCGACCGCCGCGCGCGACACCGTCGGCAGCGAGGACGCCATCGGCTACTTCTCGTCCGCCCTGGTGCTCCGGGCCGACTTCTCGACGGCGCCGACCTTCGGCGAGGCCCTGCGCCGCACCCGCTCCGAGTGGACGGGCGCCCTGACCCACCGGCGGGTCCCCTTCGAGCAGTTGGCCGAGGACCTCCGGCCGGCCCGGGACACCGGGCGCACTCCCGTCTTCCAGACCGTGCTCACCGTGCACACCCAGGACGGCGGCGCGCTCGGCGCCCAGCCCTTCGCCGACCTCACCTGCGCCGAGGTCGACGGCGGGCACCGCGCCGTCAAGTTCGAGCTCGGCATGGACGTCCGCGCCGACGGGGACGACCTGCACGTCGTCCTGGGGTACCGCTCCGACCTGCTGAGCGGCGACACGGTCGCCGCGACCGGCCGCCGGTTCGAGGCCCTGCTGCGCGGTGCGCTGGCCCGTCCCGACACGCCCGTGCACCGCCTGCCCCTGCTGGACGCCGAGGACCTCGCCCGGCTGGCCGGGGCGGGCCGCGGCCCGGACCTGCCCGCGGCCTCCTGCGTGCTCCCGGCCATCGACCGGGCGGCGGCGGCCCGTCCCGACGCCACCGCGGTCGTCGGCCCGGACGGGTCCCTCACCCGCGGCGCGCTGGCCGCCGCGTCCCGGGCCCTGGCGGTCCGGCTCGCGGCGCACGGCGTCGGCCGCGGCGACCTGGTCGCGCTCTGCCTGCCGCGGGGCCCGGAGGCGGTGGTCGCCATGCTGGCCGCCTGGCGCCTGGGCGCCGGGTACCTGCCGCTGGACCCGGCCTACCCGCCCGCCCGGCTGTCCTTCGCGCTGGCCGACAGCGGGGCCGTCCTGCTGCTCACGGCGGACGGTGGCGCACCGGAGGGGGTGGAGGTGCGGGTGCCGGTGCTGTCCGCCGCCTGGGACGGCCCCGCCACCGTCCCGGAACCGCTGCCCGGGCCTCGACCCGACGACCCGGCGTACCTGATCTACACCTCCGGGTCGACCGGCCTGCCGAAGGGCGTGCTCGTGCCGCACCGGGCGCTGGCCGCCCGCGTGGCCTGGATGGTCGACGGTTACGGGATCGGCGAGGACGACCGCGTCCTGCAGTACGCCACGCTCGCCTTCGACACCAGTGCCGAGGAGCTCTTCCCCGCGCTCGCCGCCGGGGCCGTCCTGGTGACGGCCCGGCCCGGCGCCGCGCTCCCGGACCAGCTGGCCGAGCCGTACGCCGCCGGTGTCACCGTCCTGGACCTGCCGACCCCCTACTGGCACCACCTGGTCGCCGACCTGGACGAGACCCCGTGGCCGGAGCGGCTGCGGCTGCTGGTCCTGGGGGCCGACCAGGTCCGCCCGGACGCGGTCGCCGCCTGGCGGGCCCGGTTCGGGGACCGGGTGCGGGTGGTCAACTCCTACGGCCCCACCGAGACGACGGTCATCGCGACCACCTGGGAGCTGGGCGCGGCCGACGGGCGGGCGCGCCCGCCGATCGGCCGGCCGATCGGCGCGACCACCGCGGCCGTCCTGGACCGGTACGGCGCCCCGGTGCCGCCCGGCACCCCGGGCGAACTGGTGCTCGGCGGCGTCGGGGTGACGCACGGTTACCTCGGCCGTTCCGGGGCCACCGCGCGGTCCTTCGTCCCCGACCCGGACGGCCCGCCGGGCGCCCGCCGCTACCGCACCGGCGACCTGGTCCGGTACCGCGCCGACGGCGCCCTGGAGTTCCTCGGACGCATCGACGACCAGCTGAAGGTCCGCGGCTACCGGATCGAGCCCGGCGAGGTCGAGGCGGCCCTGCTCGGGTGTCCGGGCGTCGCGCACGCCGCCGTCACCGCGCACGGCGACGTCCTCGCCGCCTACACCGTCCCGCGTCCGGGCGGCCCGGCCCCCGCCCCGGACGCGCTGCGCGCCGCGCTCGCCGCCGTCCTGCCGCCGCACGCCGTCCCGCACGCGTTCGTGGTGCTCGACGCGCTGCCGCTCACCCCCAACGGGAAGCTGGACCGCCGGGCGCTGCCCGTCCCGTCCCCCGGCACCGCGCCGTCGGCGGCGCACGTGCCGCCGCGCACGGAGGCCGAGGAACTGGTCGCCGAGGTCTGGCAGGAGGTGCTCGGCGTCGACGGGGTCGGCGCCCACGACGACTTCTTCGACCTCGGCGGGCACTCGCTGCTCGCCACCCGGGTGATCGCCCGGCTGCGGGCCGCGGTCGACCTCGCCGTCCCGCTCCGGACGCTGTTCACCCACCGCACCGTGGCGGCCTTCGCCGAGGCCGTCGAGGCCGCGCTCGCCGCCGAGATCGACGCCCTGTCCGACGCCGCCGCCGAAGAACTCCTGGCCGCCCAGGACGCCCTGGAAGGACCCCGCCCGACCCCATGA
- a CDS encoding peptidase inhibitor family I36 protein — protein sequence MGNFVKSGLFHKFFGTAAVGAALAAVLGVAAAEPAAASTGQCAAGKYCQWVDQDYTGTFGSTGGDVPNFEGMNDRVTSFWNNTDHFVTLYVDAGYQGECVWVEPNGWSYNLPLRYNDQFSSVRQWKRGAGCGYVVTRAGAWVPTGGASGGAGGTTGPTPGGAGDPLNQMMNQTGAVQNP from the coding sequence ATGGGGAATTTCGTGAAGTCCGGGCTCTTTCACAAGTTTTTCGGTACGGCAGCCGTCGGTGCGGCGCTCGCGGCCGTTCTCGGAGTCGCGGCCGCTGAGCCGGCGGCCGCGTCGACGGGTCAGTGCGCTGCCGGCAAGTACTGCCAGTGGGTCGATCAGGATTACACCGGAACGTTCGGCTCCACCGGCGGAGACGTCCCGAACTTCGAGGGGATGAACGACCGGGTCACGTCCTTCTGGAACAACACGGACCACTTCGTCACCCTCTACGTCGATGCCGGTTACCAGGGTGAGTGCGTCTGGGTCGAGCCCAACGGCTGGAGTTACAACCTGCCGCTCCGCTACAACGACCAGTTCTCCTCCGTCCGCCAGTGGAAGCGCGGCGCGGGCTGCGGGTACGTCGTCACCCGGGCCGGCGCCTGGGTGCCGACCGGAGGGGCCTCGGGAGGAGCCGGCGGGACGACCGGGCCGACGCCGGGCGGGGCGGGCGATCCGCTGAACCAGATGATGAACCAGACCGGAGCGGTCCAGAACCCGTAG